One segment of Phycisphaerae bacterium DNA contains the following:
- a CDS encoding FAD-dependent oxidoreductase translates to MQSTTSPWLNVSGLVRAPLERDEKCDVCVVGAGIVGLSVAYRLARERRRVVVIDKGPLGCGQTACTTAHLSNAIDDRYYVIQHLHGKEAARLCAESHTAAILEIESIIQNEGIDCDFERLDGYLFVPPGESRDLLDREFHAARDAGVPHLELVSRSPWHGYDTGPCLKFGNQAQFHPLKYMAGLAAAIEKLGGRVYCETELHDLREEDPIRLIMTDDLEIRAWAVVIATNTPINNRVAIHTKQAGYRTYAIAIRTPAGAVPRALYWDTTQEAGQPANAPYHYVRTAQWHPPESGNGRAALATDELLIVGGEDHKTGQAHDSDERWSRLESWIRDRIPHLGEVVYRWSGQVWEPVDGIAFIGRNPGGPENVYIATGDSGMGMTHGAIAGILLADLIAERPNAWAKLYDPSRITLRSALEFTRENLNTAAQYFDWLTVGAADKVEDIQRGTGAIIRRGLSPVAVYRDESGTLHECSAVCPHLGGIVSWNAAERTWDCPCHGSRFAPDGSVLNGPANSPLPSPRASVHSPRT, encoded by the coding sequence GTGCAATCGACAACGAGCCCATGGCTCAACGTGTCCGGACTGGTGCGAGCACCTCTCGAACGGGACGAGAAATGCGATGTCTGCGTGGTCGGAGCGGGAATCGTCGGTCTGTCCGTCGCCTATCGGCTGGCACGCGAGCGCCGGCGAGTCGTCGTCATCGACAAGGGACCCTTGGGGTGCGGCCAGACGGCTTGTACGACCGCTCACCTCAGCAACGCTATCGATGATCGTTACTACGTCATTCAACACCTCCACGGCAAAGAAGCGGCCCGCCTCTGTGCCGAGAGCCACACGGCGGCGATCCTTGAGATCGAGTCGATTATCCAAAACGAAGGCATCGACTGCGACTTTGAGCGGCTGGATGGATACCTCTTCGTTCCGCCCGGCGAGTCGCGCGACCTTCTTGATCGAGAATTTCACGCTGCCCGCGACGCAGGTGTCCCGCACCTCGAACTGGTGTCGCGGTCTCCCTGGCATGGTTATGACACGGGTCCGTGTCTCAAGTTCGGAAACCAGGCGCAGTTTCATCCCTTGAAGTACATGGCGGGCCTGGCGGCCGCGATTGAGAAGCTCGGCGGTCGAGTGTACTGCGAAACGGAATTGCACGATCTGCGCGAAGAAGATCCCATCCGCCTCATCATGACCGATGACCTGGAGATTCGCGCGTGGGCTGTCGTCATTGCGACCAATACGCCGATCAACAACCGCGTCGCCATCCACACCAAGCAGGCCGGCTATCGAACGTACGCGATCGCCATCCGAACCCCCGCGGGCGCCGTCCCCCGGGCCCTCTACTGGGATACGACCCAGGAGGCAGGACAACCCGCCAACGCACCGTATCACTATGTTCGAACCGCCCAATGGCATCCACCCGAATCAGGCAACGGTCGCGCGGCACTTGCTACCGACGAACTGCTCATCGTTGGCGGCGAAGACCACAAGACCGGACAGGCCCACGACAGCGACGAGCGCTGGTCCCGTCTGGAATCCTGGATTCGCGACCGTATCCCTCACCTCGGCGAAGTCGTCTATCGATGGTCCGGTCAGGTCTGGGAGCCCGTTGACGGTATCGCGTTCATCGGCCGTAACCCCGGCGGCCCGGAAAATGTCTACATCGCCACCGGCGATTCCGGGATGGGGATGACGCATGGCGCCATCGCCGGCATTCTCCTCGCCGATCTCATCGCCGAGCGCCCCAACGCCTGGGCCAAACTCTATGATCCTTCGCGTATCACGCTCCGCAGCGCCCTCGAGTTCACCCGCGAGAACCTGAACACCGCAGCTCAATACTTCGATTGGTTGACCGTGGGCGCCGCCGACAAGGTCGAAGACATCCAGCGCGGCACTGGCGCCATCATCCGCCGAGGCCTGAGCCCCGTGGCGGTCTATCGTGACGAGTCCGGGACGCTTCACGAATGCTCCGCGGTCTGTCCTCATTTGGGTGGCATTGTCTCCTGGAACGCCGCCGAACGTACCTGGGACTGCCCGTGTCACGGCTCACGATTCGCCCCCGACGGCTCGGTCCTCAACGGCCCCGCCAACAGTCCCTTACCAAGCCCTCGCGCAAGCGTACATTCCCCTCGAACATGA
- a CDS encoding PRC-barrel domain-containing protein, with the protein MRVVHLSLALAASLVLIDTLQADDKPWTEPARRTQKLNDLIGKEINAETNNEKLGDVDDAIIDMDSGRVIYYIVEVDGRQAAVPAAALKLPDDAARFQLASTKDKLKMHAFDKDKFPNFADEPWAQRVHTEFAVRPYWEDPAKPGATRTVRYTETTVKGGRLTRMTAETWYAPVRRWLKATDVIGKNVENSQNENLGKIEDVVVDPDTGRIIYSVLSFGGFLGMGDKLFAVPFHALTLNAGNDKFILDMDKERLKNAQGFDKNNWPNMADSRWARETHEFYRVRPYWESDDSEPRREQR; encoded by the coding sequence ATGCGGGTGGTCCATCTGAGCCTGGCACTGGCAGCATCACTAGTTCTGATCGATACCCTACAAGCGGATGATAAGCCGTGGACCGAGCCGGCCCGGCGTACGCAAAAGCTCAACGATCTGATCGGCAAGGAGATCAACGCGGAAACAAACAATGAAAAACTCGGGGATGTGGACGACGCGATCATCGACATGGATTCGGGACGGGTTATTTACTACATCGTCGAAGTCGATGGCCGGCAGGCTGCGGTTCCCGCAGCCGCCCTTAAACTGCCCGACGACGCCGCGCGTTTTCAGTTGGCCAGCACCAAAGACAAACTCAAGATGCACGCGTTCGATAAGGACAAATTCCCCAACTTCGCTGACGAGCCGTGGGCACAGCGCGTTCACACGGAATTCGCCGTCCGACCGTACTGGGAAGACCCCGCAAAGCCCGGCGCCACCCGAACGGTCCGCTACACCGAGACGACGGTGAAGGGCGGTCGCCTCACTCGAATGACGGCCGAGACATGGTACGCCCCGGTCCGCCGCTGGCTGAAGGCCACGGACGTGATCGGTAAGAATGTGGAGAACTCCCAAAACGAAAACCTCGGCAAGATCGAGGACGTCGTGGTAGACCCGGATACGGGACGCATCATCTACAGCGTCCTGTCGTTCGGCGGCTTCCTGGGAATGGGCGACAAACTGTTCGCCGTCCCGTTTCACGCCCTGACATTGAACGCCGGCAACGACAAGTTCATTCTTGACATGGACAAGGAACGGCTCAAGAACGCGCAGGGATTCGACAAGAACAACTGGCCGAACATGGCCGATTCGCGATGGGCCCGCGAAACGCATGAGTTTTATCGTGTGCGGCCCTACTGGGAATCGGACGATTCCGAGCCCCGCCGCGAACAACGTTAG